From Primulina huaijiensis isolate GDHJ02 chromosome 15, ASM1229523v2, whole genome shotgun sequence, one genomic window encodes:
- the LOC140959288 gene encoding uncharacterized protein: MASFNKIPMFSKEDYDDWKIRMQAHLAAQDDDMWYVITDGPIKILNVNTAAATTEGAPQMVEKHRSEWAAEDKKKANPDNTKENKLTVAIQKFDNAKTKPGETLVEFDERFSGIIIELTSLGKKYSNREIALKVMRALPRKWDVKTIAVRESKDLNKLELHDLFTDLKVYEFELGIRTEEEPSTSQQTKALAATTVTLPVEEYTSKKSAEQLSNDAMSLFVKKFSKFMRKNQSQMNKPHFNKDHTDDGQACFNCGKKGHFIAECNRPRTDEKKSKDRRWVKDNKRFIKKKNQRESEKSISEESSSESEDEKVECLMAKEDQESTDEMVFDFNSVEFTREDLVTSLHEMVNEFKGLSQQFSETKTEKQKLKNKLTLSSCSQQKEVDSLKKPVGDRIGLGYSISECSTSGEPTQPLQEKDNLKPIKFVRSSAVYEHDKREDQGTQNVNLENNKRRCGLGYVEIENAKSNRSWLRRRPNTTGLGWASRESSSTGYHSKTRHNHYHNSRPVQKRYRLSENDRWSKQHTEKEKTLHTPSDYADNNTHFRTHHEKSFRIIQISKKRKLEESIWFLDSGCSRHMTGNKDLLSEVINYKGLTITFGDNSKGRAVGKGKIIHDKIIIKDVLLIENLCYNLISISQLCDSGYTVEFQKLIFTVKTAAGNIMLTGLREQNTFKVKWNDDCLSALTCFIALNGNKNLLWHKRLNHLNFKSIATISKLKLVSGLPNIDFAKDRICNACQLGKQVRSSFKSKRRNSSARCLELLHMDLFGPIPVMSLGGKKYTLVVINDFSRFTWVIFPNSKDQTATHLIKLLKRLQNEKSEAVDRIRSDRGIEFLNQILSSYLEDHGIKHELSAARSPQQTE, translated from the exons ATGGCATCCTTCAACAAAATTCCAATGTTTTCTAAAGAAGATTATGATGACTGGAAAATTCGTATGCAGGCACATCTAGCAGCCcaagatgacgacatgtggtatgtcattacTGACGGGCCAATAAAAATTCTGAATGTGAACACAGCTGCTGCCACAACCGAAGGTGCTCCTCAGATGGTAGAAAAGCACAGATCCGAATGGGCAGCTGAGGATAAAAAGAAGGCAAATCCGGACAAC acaaaagaaaacaagttaACGGTTGCCATCCAAAAGTTTGACAATGCAAAAACGAAACCGGGAGAAACTCTGGTAGAATTTGATGAACGGTTCAGCGGTATTATCATAGAACTTACTTCattaggaaaaaaatattctaacCGAGAAATTGCTTTGAAGGTTATGCGAGCTCTTCCCAGAAAATGGGACGTAAAGACTATAGCAGTGCGAGAATCTAAAGATCTGAACAAGCTGGAACTTCATGATCTCTTCACCGACCTTAAAGTGTATGAGTTCGAGCTTGGAATACGAACTGAAGAAGAACCATCCACCTCCCAACAAACAAAGGCCTTGGCAGCTACAACAGTGACTCTTCCGGTTGAAGAGTACACAAGTAAGAAATCGGCCGAGCAattaagcaatgatgctatgtctctatttgttaaaaaattcaGCAAATTCATGCGTAAGAATCAATCACAGATGAATAAACCTCACTTCAACAAGGACCATACTGATGATGGTCAAGCTTGCTTTAACTGTGGAAAGAAAGGACATTTTATTGCAGAATGCAACAGGCCAAGAACAGATGAAAAGAAATCTAAAGACAGAAGATGGGTTAAAGACAACAAAAGATTCATCAAAAAGAAGAATCAGCGAG AGTCAGAAAAATCCATCTCTGAAGAATCTTCAAGTGAAAGCGAAGATGAGAAAGTAGAATGTCTCATGGCCAAAGAAGATCAAGAATCTACCGATGAAATGGTATTTGACTTTAACTCTGTTGAATTCACAAGAGAAGATCTTGTCACATCACTGCATGAAATGGTGAATGAGTTTAAAGGGCTATCACAGCAGTTCAGTGAAACTAAAAcagaaaaacaaaaattgaaaaacaagtTGACCCTCTCTAGCTGTTCGCAGCAAAAAGAGGTTGACagtttaaaa AAACCGGTCGGAGATAGAATCGGACTAGGTTATAGCATCAGTGAATGCAGCACCTCAGGAGAACCAACTCAACCGCTACAAGAAAAAGACAATTTAAAACCAATTAAATTTGTCAGATCTAGTGCggtatatgaacatgataaacGTGAAGATCAAGGCACTCAGaatgtaaatcttgaaaataacAAAAGGCGATGTGGTCTAGGATATGTTGAAATTGAGAATGCTAAATCCAACAGATCATGGCTCAGACGCAGGCCAAATACAACCGGTTTAGGTTGGGCCAGCAGAGAGTCAAGttcaaccggatatcattcaAAAACTAGACATAACCATTACCACAACAGCCGACCTGTTCAAAAGAGATATAGGTTGAGTGAAAATGACAGATGGTCCAAACAACATACTGAAAAGGAAAAGACACTGCATACACCATCTGATTATGCAGACAACAACACTCACTTTAGGACACATCATGAAAAATCCTTCAGGATAATTCAA ATAtcaaagaaaaggaagttggaggAATCCATCTGGTTCCTGGATAGTGGCTGTTCTAGACACATGACTGGGAACAAAGATCTTTTATCAGAAGTAATCAACTACAAAGGTCTAACAATCACCTTTGGTGACAATTCTAAAGGTAGAGCTGTGGGTAAAGGTAAGATTATCCACGACAAAATTATCATTAAAGATGTACTTCTTATAGAAAATCTATGTTATAACCTGATAAGCATAAGCCAACTATGTGACAGTGGTTACACCGTGGAGTTTCAAAAACTCATATTCACTGTCAAAACCGCTGCAGGAAATATCATGTTAACTGGTCTTAGAGAGCAAAATACATTCAAAGTTAAATGGAATGATGATTGTCTTAGTGCACTTACTTGCTTTATCGCCTTAAATGGGAATAAAAATTTGCTTTGGCATAAGCGACTCAATCATcttaatttcaaatccatcgctACTATTAGCAAACTTAAACTAGTATCTGGACTACCTAACATTGATTTTGCCAAAGATAGAATTTGCAATGCTTGTCAATTAGGTAAACAAGTCCGATCATCATTCAAGAGCAAAAGAAGAAACTCATCAGCAAGATGCCTGGAACTTCTTCATATGGATTTGTTCGGACCAATACCCGTGATGAGCCTAGGGGGAAAGAAATATACTCTTGTAGTAATTAATGACTTCTCCAGATTTACATGGGTGATATTCCCAAACTCCAAAGATCAAACCGCGACCCATCTAATCAAGCTGCTCAAAAGACTTCAAAATGAGAAAAGTGAAGCAGTTGACAGAATTAGGAGTGACAGAGGGATTGAATTTCTAAATCAAATCCTGTCATCCTATCTCGAAGACCATGGTATAAAACATGAACTGTCAGCTGCAAGATCACCTCAACAAACggagtag